Part of the Dethiobacter alkaliphilus AHT 1 genome, AATGGCGCTGGGATCGTCCAGGTTGGCCAGCATCTGAATCAGGCCAATCAGTGTCCCAATCATACCAAAGGCCGGCGCCAACGCCCCCCAGGTCTTAAACAGGTCCTGACCCATTCTGTGCCGGGCCACGGTGGCGGTAATTTCCGTATCCATAATGTCGCGAATCAATTCCGGCTCCAGACCGTCGATGACCATCTGGAGGCCGTTGCCCAAAAACGGGTCTTCCAGGTCATTTAAGTCATCCTCCAGAGCAAGGAGCCCTTCACGGCGGGCTTTCTGACCCAGGTCCACAAATACACTAATCAGCTCGCCAATGTCCTGAACTTCCTGCTGGAAAGCATTTTTTGTGACCCCATAAACCATGGTGATCTGGGGCAGCTGAAAATTAACGAGCAGCGCCGCAAAAGAGCCCCCCACCGTAATCATTATGGAATTCAAACTCCAGAACATGGCCACGCTGCCGCCCAGGGCTATAGCCCCCATTACCAGGGACAGGCCCAGGCCTATCCCCAGTATGGTCAAAAAATCCATGCGCTGCTGCATATTACGTCACCTCACGTATGTTACCGCTTAAGATTCACCACTTCCTGCAACAAATCATCCGATGTGGTAATTACCCGCGAGTTGGCCTGAAATCCCCGGGAAGTGGTAATCATCTCTGTAAACTCGTAGGACAGATCCACGTTTGACATTTCCAGGGTGCCTGTTTCAATGACACCGCGCCCTTCCAACCCGGCACCACCTACACGAGCCTGCCCCGAATTGGATGAAACCTGATACATATTCCCGGCTGCTTTCATTAGCCCTTCCGGATTATCAAAAGATGCCAGTGCAATCTGGCCTAACTCTACCACCAAGCCATTGGTATATATTCCACTGATAACACCTGTTTTGCCGATGGTAAACTCAGTCAGTTCCCCGGCAGGAAAACCGTCTTGGTAGCGAACCTGAGCGTTGCTATGCCCTACCACCTGCGACATATTGTTAAAATCCACCGCCATACTAATATCGTCGGCACCGTCTATATCTG contains:
- a CDS encoding motility protein A — its product is MQQRMDFLTILGIGLGLSLVMGAIALGGSVAMFWSLNSIMITVGGSFAALLVNFQLPQITMVYGVTKNAFQQEVQDIGELISVFVDLGQKARREGLLALEDDLNDLEDPFLGNGLQMVIDGLEPELIRDIMDTEITATVARHRMGQDLFKTWGALAPAFGMIGTLIGLIQMLANLDDPSAIGPGMAVALLTTFYGALLANLLFNPLAGKLAIRSDAEIAQKEAVVEGVLAIQAGTNPRILQEKMKAFASPAQREEMARQSETPDTAGEEVIYDHA